In Chloracidobacterium sp., one genomic interval encodes:
- the glmM gene encoding phosphoglucosamine mutase: MASDRRRLFGTDGVRGRANAPPMQAETALRLGQAAGALFRRTTAGHRPRVVIGKDTRLSGYMIENALAAGFISVGMDVNFVGPLPTPAIAWLTRSMRADLGVMISASHNPFEDNGIKLFGPDGWKLSDAMEAEIERLMDDAALESHLAAPGEFGRAVRLEDARGRYIEAAKSSFPRNLRLDGLRIVIDCANGAAYRVAPLVLAELGAEVIPLGVAPDGVNINRGCGSTVPEHMKSEVVAHGADLGLALDGDADRLILADETGRVIDGDQILALIADAWSRTGRLTGGGVAATVMSNMGLERFLADRGLVLERTAVGDRYVAERMREKGMNVGGEQSGHMILTDYATTGDGLIAALQVLAVVVETGRPASEVCRQFEPLPQRLRNVRHDGRLDLSHPRIAAAIAEAEGRLAGRGRLLIRRSGTEPVVRVMAEAVDDSLVSEVVEFVAEAINSVVAEVAA, from the coding sequence ATGGCGTCCGATCGTCGTCGTCTGTTCGGAACCGACGGGGTCCGTGGCCGGGCCAACGCCCCGCCGATGCAGGCGGAAACCGCGCTCCGCCTGGGGCAGGCCGCCGGGGCGTTGTTCCGGCGCACCACGGCCGGGCACCGGCCGCGCGTCGTCATCGGCAAGGACACGCGCCTCTCCGGCTACATGATCGAGAACGCGCTCGCCGCCGGCTTCATCTCGGTCGGCATGGATGTGAACTTCGTGGGTCCTTTGCCCACGCCGGCGATCGCTTGGCTCACGCGCTCCATGCGGGCCGATCTCGGGGTGATGATCTCGGCCTCGCACAATCCGTTCGAGGACAACGGCATCAAACTGTTCGGTCCGGACGGCTGGAAGCTTTCGGACGCGATGGAGGCCGAAATCGAACGGCTCATGGATGACGCAGCACTGGAGAGTCACCTTGCCGCTCCGGGCGAGTTCGGCCGCGCGGTGCGGCTCGAGGATGCGCGCGGCCGCTACATCGAGGCGGCGAAATCGTCCTTTCCCCGCAACCTTCGCCTCGATGGGCTGCGCATTGTCATCGATTGCGCGAACGGCGCTGCCTACCGCGTCGCCCCCCTCGTGCTTGCCGAACTCGGCGCGGAGGTGATCCCGCTCGGCGTCGCCCCCGATGGCGTGAACATCAACCGGGGCTGCGGCTCCACCGTCCCCGAACACATGAAGAGCGAGGTGGTGGCGCACGGTGCGGATCTCGGCCTCGCCCTCGACGGTGATGCCGACCGCCTGATCCTGGCCGACGAGACAGGCCGGGTGATCGACGGCGACCAGATCCTCGCCCTGATCGCCGATGCATGGTCGCGCACCGGCCGGCTCACCGGGGGCGGGGTGGCGGCGACGGTGATGAGCAACATGGGGCTCGAGCGCTTCCTCGCCGACCGGGGGCTCGTGCTCGAGCGCACGGCGGTGGGCGACCGTTACGTCGCCGAACGCATGCGCGAGAAGGGCATGAATGTCGGCGGGGAGCAGTCCGGCCACATGATCCTGACCGACTACGCGACCACGGGTGACGGTCTGATCGCCGCCCTGCAGGTGCTGGCCGTCGTCGTCGAGACGGGAAGGCCCGCCTCCGAGGTGTGCCGCCAGTTCGAACCCCTGCCGCAACGCCTGCGCAACGTCCGCCATGACGGGCGGCTCGATCTCTCCCACCCGCGCATTGCGGCCGCGATCGCCGAGGCCGAGGGACGGCTCGCCGGGCGGGGGCGCCTGCTGATCCGCCGGTCGGGCACGGAACCGGTGGTGCGCGTCATGGCCGAGGCGGTCGATGACAGTCTCGTTTCGGAGGTGGTCGAGTTCGTGGCGGAAGCGATCAATTCCGTCGTCGCCGAGGTGGCGGCGTGA
- the thiD gene encoding bifunctional hydroxymethylpyrimidine kinase/phosphomethylpyrimidine kinase translates to MKGRVLIVAGSDSGGGAGIQADIKAVTCLGAFAMTAVTALTAQNTQGVANVLPVPPGFIREQIDVVVSDLGVDAVKTGMLHDVPVIEAVAEEIAALDPPVPVVVDPVMVAKGGHRLLEENAVSALMRLMIPRATIITPNVPEAEVLAGSAILSLDDMKRVAERLLSLGCRAVLMKGGHLPGERVTDLLVTAEGMEALSGPRIATRHTHGTGCTLASAIAAGLAQGLALREAVIRARHYVALALASAPGYGQGHGPLNHAVTVDPARLAALSRT, encoded by the coding sequence ATGAAGGGCAGGGTGCTGATCGTCGCCGGCTCCGACTCAGGGGGCGGGGCGGGGATCCAGGCCGACATCAAGGCAGTCACCTGCCTCGGCGCCTTCGCCATGACCGCCGTCACCGCCCTCACGGCGCAGAACACGCAGGGCGTGGCCAACGTACTGCCCGTGCCACCGGGCTTCATCCGCGAACAGATCGACGTCGTCGTCTCCGACCTCGGCGTCGATGCCGTGAAGACCGGCATGCTGCACGACGTGCCGGTGATCGAGGCGGTGGCGGAGGAGATCGCCGCCCTCGATCCGCCGGTGCCCGTGGTGGTCGATCCGGTGATGGTGGCGAAAGGCGGGCATCGTCTGCTCGAGGAGAACGCTGTCTCGGCCCTGATGCGCCTGATGATTCCCCGCGCCACGATCATCACCCCCAACGTTCCGGAGGCGGAAGTTCTGGCCGGTTCCGCCATCCTCTCCCTCGACGACATGAAGCGGGTCGCCGAGCGCCTGCTTTCGCTCGGCTGCCGGGCGGTGCTGATGAAGGGCGGGCATCTGCCGGGCGAGCGGGTGACCGACCTCCTCGTGACGGCAGAGGGGATGGAAGCCCTCTCGGGCCCACGCATCGCCACCCGTCACACGCACGGCACCGGCTGCACGCTCGCTTCCGCCATCGCCGCCGGTCTCGCCCAGGGTTTGGCTCTGCGCGAGGCCGTCATCCGCGCCCGTCACTACGTCGCCCTCGCCCTCGCCTCGGCCCCCGGCTACGGCCAGGGGCATGGGCCGCTCAATCACGCGGTGACGGTGGATCCTGCGCGGCTGGCGGCGCTGTCTCGCACATAA